A stretch of Vicinamibacterales bacterium DNA encodes these proteins:
- a CDS encoding glycine/sarcosine/betaine reductase selenoprotein B family protein produces MTALSSDSESFAQFKNSFSYGARTDLLFKFIKNLPTEESASFIQSLFQKIGESADDGDIGRIIDHVYEWQVGGYAPKEQSARGPAWTYDTGPFAPLSKPVSRARVALLTSSGHFLAGDDPQPFGVANMSQDEATRRIDEFVKAKPTLSVIPATTPNDRLRVRHGGYDIRGALADPNVSFPLERLRDLASAGALGELASEAYSFVGAAAQARIINESAPEWAALMQERGVEAAVLVPV; encoded by the coding sequence GTGACAGCACTATCGTCCGATTCCGAGTCGTTCGCGCAGTTCAAGAACTCGTTCTCGTACGGCGCGCGGACGGACCTTCTCTTCAAGTTCATCAAGAATCTGCCCACGGAAGAGTCGGCGAGCTTCATCCAGTCGTTGTTCCAGAAGATCGGCGAGTCGGCCGACGATGGAGACATCGGTCGGATTATCGATCATGTGTACGAGTGGCAGGTGGGCGGGTATGCGCCGAAGGAACAATCTGCGAGAGGGCCGGCCTGGACCTATGACACGGGACCGTTCGCTCCGCTGTCGAAGCCCGTCTCACGCGCCCGAGTCGCACTCCTCACGTCCAGCGGCCACTTCCTGGCGGGAGATGACCCGCAGCCCTTCGGGGTGGCGAACATGTCCCAGGACGAGGCGACGCGGCGCATCGACGAGTTCGTGAAGGCAAAACCCACGCTGTCGGTGATTCCGGCGACCACCCCGAACGATCGCCTGCGGGTGCGCCACGGCGGCTACGACATCCGCGGCGCGCTTGCCGATCCCAACGTCAGTTTCCCGCTCGAACGCCTGCGCGATCTCGCAAGCGCCGGGGCGCTCGGCGAGTTGGCGAGCGAGGCCTACTCGTTTGTCGGAGCCGCGGCCCAGGCTCGCATCATCAACG